In Arthrobacter burdickii, one DNA window encodes the following:
- a CDS encoding LytR C-terminal domain-containing protein, with product MPEKDSPRLQRAEAKRDPTEWHGHRIVTETDLGAVFEAEDDARPHRVSARRVRHGIVLVLLLGLLAAAVYAALALARGDISLGALGASDASPAPTSNCPAGPFDYQDPSAITVNVYNSTPIDGLAGTAAEQLRGRAFAVKDIGNLEVGPTGMTAIIVSGEGGRANAFTVQRTIPESIYVADEREDKSVDVILGSSYKDLVPPEAVDTTPAGLTCAPEEGAATPTPTAP from the coding sequence ATGCCTGAGAAGGATTCGCCGCGCCTGCAGCGGGCGGAGGCAAAACGCGATCCGACCGAGTGGCACGGCCACCGGATCGTCACCGAGACCGACCTCGGCGCCGTCTTCGAGGCCGAAGACGACGCGCGCCCCCACCGCGTGTCGGCGCGCAGGGTCCGCCACGGCATCGTGCTCGTACTCCTCCTGGGACTCCTGGCCGCAGCGGTCTACGCCGCCCTCGCACTGGCGCGCGGTGACATCAGCCTCGGTGCCCTCGGCGCCTCCGACGCCTCCCCGGCCCCGACGTCGAACTGCCCGGCCGGGCCGTTCGACTACCAGGACCCGAGCGCCATCACCGTGAACGTCTACAACAGCACGCCCATCGACGGGCTCGCCGGGACCGCGGCCGAGCAGCTGCGGGGGCGTGCTTTCGCGGTGAAGGACATCGGCAACCTGGAGGTCGGACCCACGGGAATGACGGCGATCATCGTGTCGGGGGAGGGCGGACGCGCCAACGCCTTCACGGTCCAGCGGACCATTCCGGAGTCGATCTACGTGGCCGACGAGCGCGAGGACAAGTCGGTCGACGTCATCCTCGGTTCCTCCTACAAGGACCTCGTCCCGCCGGAGGCCGTCGACACCACGCCGGCAGGGCTGACCTGCGCCCCGGAGGAGGGGGCGGCGACGCCCACGCCCACGGCACCGTGA
- the tgt gene encoding tRNA guanosine(34) transglycosylase Tgt translates to MHPQSQQSSFSFSVRNRLEDTTPGAGNGGHRHGRTGTITTPHGEIRTPAFIPVGTKASVKAVLPGAMAELGAQALLANAYHLYLQPGADILDEAGGLGAFMNWPGPTFTDSGGFQVMSLGSGFKKVITMDVPVDADKAGADDRIAVGKERLAHIDDDGVWFKSHLNGDRHRFTPEISMQVQHQLGADIMFAFDELTTLMNSRGYQEESLERTRLWALRCIAEHERLTGERSHRPYQALFGVIQGAQYEDLRRKASADLGAMNFDGFGVGGALEKENLGTILGWCSDELPENKPRHLLGISEPDDLFTGIENGADTFDCVSPTRVARNSAFYTPDGRWNLSNSRFKRDFTPLVDGCDCYTCTHYTRAYIHHLFKAKEMVSATLISIHNERFVVRMVDDARAAIDDGTFYELKDEVLGRYYA, encoded by the coding sequence GTGCATCCACAGTCCCAGCAGTCCTCGTTCTCCTTCTCCGTCCGCAACCGTCTCGAGGACACGACGCCGGGAGCCGGGAACGGCGGGCATCGGCACGGGCGCACCGGGACCATCACCACTCCGCACGGTGAGATCCGGACGCCGGCCTTCATCCCCGTAGGCACCAAGGCATCGGTGAAGGCGGTCCTCCCCGGAGCCATGGCCGAGCTCGGCGCCCAGGCGCTCCTCGCCAATGCGTACCACCTCTACCTGCAGCCCGGAGCGGACATCCTCGACGAGGCCGGCGGACTCGGCGCCTTCATGAACTGGCCCGGCCCCACCTTCACCGACTCCGGCGGATTCCAGGTCATGAGCCTGGGTTCCGGGTTCAAGAAGGTGATCACCATGGACGTTCCCGTGGATGCCGACAAGGCCGGGGCCGACGACCGCATCGCCGTCGGCAAGGAGCGCCTGGCGCACATCGACGACGACGGCGTCTGGTTCAAGTCCCACCTGAACGGTGACCGGCACCGCTTCACCCCCGAGATCTCGATGCAGGTGCAGCACCAACTCGGAGCCGACATCATGTTCGCGTTCGACGAGCTCACCACCCTCATGAACTCGCGCGGCTACCAGGAGGAGTCCCTCGAGCGGACCCGGCTCTGGGCCCTGCGCTGCATCGCCGAGCACGAGCGGCTGACGGGCGAGCGCAGCCACCGCCCCTACCAGGCCCTGTTCGGCGTCATCCAGGGCGCGCAGTACGAGGACCTCCGCAGGAAGGCCTCCGCCGATCTCGGGGCCATGAACTTCGACGGTTTCGGGGTCGGAGGCGCCCTCGAGAAGGAGAACCTCGGGACGATCCTCGGCTGGTGCAGCGACGAGCTGCCCGAGAACAAGCCGCGCCACCTGCTGGGCATCTCCGAACCGGACGACCTCTTCACGGGCATCGAGAACGGCGCCGACACGTTCGACTGCGTCTCCCCCACGCGCGTGGCCCGCAACTCGGCGTTCTACACCCCGGACGGCCGCTGGAACCTCTCGAACTCGCGCTTCAAGAGGGACTTCACCCCGCTGGTCGACGGATGCGACTGCTACACCTGCACCCACTACACCCGGGCGTACATCCACCACCTGTTCAAGGCCAAGGAGATGGTGTCGGCGACGCTGATCTCCATCCACAACGAGCGCTTCGTGGTGCGCATGGTCGACGACGCGCGCGCGGCCATCGACGATGGCACCTTCTACGAGCTGAAGGACGAGGTGCTGGGGCGGTACTACGCCTAG
- a CDS encoding TetR/AcrR family transcriptional regulator: MPTPTAKSEATRELLVSTALRLFREIGYEKTTMRTIAAEACVSTGSAYYYFASKDDLVHELYRSLQEEHRALALPLLREGQNLGELLRIVLNTNIDVMGPYHDFGSNFVSISIRPSKTTSPFGSESAVARARAIALFRQAVAMSRPQPPLAIRDDLPELLWYASMAITLFWVYDSSPGQVRTRRLIDQAAPLISKLVILSRLPVVRKIVEDIVQLIRGTRQ, from the coding sequence GTGCCGACCCCCACCGCCAAGAGCGAAGCGACCAGGGAGCTGCTGGTCTCCACCGCGCTCCGGCTGTTCCGGGAGATCGGCTACGAGAAGACGACCATGCGGACCATCGCCGCCGAGGCATGCGTCTCGACGGGGAGCGCGTACTACTACTTCGCCTCGAAGGACGACCTCGTCCACGAGCTCTACCGCAGCCTGCAGGAGGAGCACCGCGCGCTCGCCCTGCCGCTCCTCCGCGAGGGACAGAACCTCGGGGAACTCCTGCGGATCGTCCTGAACACCAACATCGACGTCATGGGCCCGTACCACGACTTCGGCTCCAACTTCGTCAGCATCTCCATCCGGCCGTCGAAGACCACGAGCCCCTTCGGCAGCGAATCCGCCGTCGCCCGCGCCCGCGCCATCGCGTTGTTCCGGCAGGCGGTCGCCATGTCGCGGCCGCAACCGCCCCTCGCCATCCGCGACGACCTGCCCGAGCTCCTCTGGTACGCGTCCATGGCCATCACCCTGTTCTGGGTCTATGACTCCTCGCCCGGCCAGGTCCGCACCCGCCGGTTGATCGACCAGGCCGCGCCGCTCATCTCGAAACTCGTGATCCTCTCCCGGCTTCCCGTGGTCCGGAAGATCGTCGAGGACATCGTCCAGCTGATTCGGGGTACGCGGCAGTGA
- the thiD gene encoding bifunctional hydroxymethylpyrimidine kinase/phosphomethylpyrimidine kinase, with protein MPETQTSASPATTLTIAGSEATGGAGAQADLKTFQELGVYGIVALTCIVSFDPKNEWQHRFVPVDQQVIADQLEAIQSCYPLRTVKLGMLGTPATIDTVASALKSQEWDNVVLDPVLICKGQEPGAALDTDQALKANILPLATFVTPNHFEAESLSGITIESLEDLKEAARIIHSQSGAVVLAKGGVRIEGPDAVDVYFDGETLEVLSAPKVGEVAVSGAGCTLAAAIAAELAKGAAPLDAARTAKEFVTEGIRNRVGSNAPFDAVWQGGARSSR; from the coding sequence ATGCCCGAGACCCAGACTTCCGCGTCCCCCGCCACCACCCTGACCATCGCCGGATCGGAGGCGACGGGCGGCGCCGGTGCCCAGGCCGACCTCAAGACGTTCCAGGAGCTGGGCGTGTACGGCATCGTGGCCCTGACCTGCATCGTTTCCTTCGACCCGAAGAACGAGTGGCAGCACCGCTTCGTACCCGTGGACCAGCAGGTCATCGCCGACCAGCTCGAGGCCATCCAGTCCTGCTACCCCCTCCGGACGGTCAAGCTCGGCATGCTCGGCACGCCCGCCACCATCGACACGGTGGCCTCAGCGCTCAAGAGCCAGGAATGGGACAACGTGGTGCTCGACCCGGTGCTGATCTGCAAGGGGCAGGAGCCGGGCGCCGCACTGGATACGGACCAGGCCCTCAAGGCGAACATCCTTCCGCTGGCTACCTTCGTCACGCCGAACCACTTCGAGGCGGAGTCGCTCTCGGGAATCACGATCGAATCCCTCGAGGACCTGAAGGAAGCGGCACGCATCATCCACAGCCAGAGCGGGGCCGTGGTCCTCGCCAAGGGCGGCGTGCGCATCGAGGGACCCGACGCCGTCGACGTCTACTTCGATGGCGAGACGCTCGAGGTCCTGTCTGCACCCAAGGTGGGCGAGGTGGCGGTCAGCGGCGCCGGCTGCACCCTCGCCGCGGCGATCGCGGCCGAGCTCGCGAAGGGTGCGGCACCGCTCGACGCCGCCCGCACCGCCAAGGAGTTCGTCACCGAGGGCATCCGGAACCGGGTCGGGTCAAACGCCCCGTTCGACGCCGTGTGGCAGGGCGGCGCGCGATCATCGAGGTAA
- a CDS encoding type II toxin-antitoxin system VapB family antitoxin, protein MIFKAVGDGRPYPDHGHVTPKDWAEVPPRQVRLDELVTTKTTLDLEALLAEDSTFFGDLFPHVVQWNDVMYLEDGLHRAVRTALHQRTILHARVLVLDA, encoded by the coding sequence GTGATCTTCAAAGCAGTAGGCGACGGCCGCCCATACCCCGACCACGGACACGTGACCCCCAAGGACTGGGCGGAAGTGCCTCCCCGGCAGGTGCGGCTCGACGAACTCGTGACCACCAAGACCACGCTCGACCTCGAGGCGCTGCTCGCCGAGGACTCGACGTTCTTCGGTGACCTCTTCCCGCACGTGGTGCAGTGGAACGACGTGATGTATCTCGAGGACGGCCTGCACCGCGCCGTCCGGACGGCGCTGCACCAGCGGACCATCCTGCACGCCAGAGTCCTCGTGCTCGATGCCTGA
- a CDS encoding DUF6328 family protein: protein MSTPAGAAHDGTAGTPGTAASGLGDVDAVVTDAAPEGTAPDDDGRGESRNQRLDRNWQEMLQELRVMQTGIQILTGFLLTLPFQSRFTELDDVQVIAYLCLVCLSALITAMVLSAVNLHRVLFGLRVKDALVHHTGRIIQVTIAMVGLVLAGTAGLIFDIVVSRPAGLVATGVLLVTVVLLWVAYPLAVRRRAVRRRI, encoded by the coding sequence ATGAGCACACCGGCGGGCGCGGCCCACGACGGCACGGCAGGCACTCCTGGTACGGCGGCCTCAGGGCTGGGGGACGTTGACGCCGTGGTCACGGACGCGGCACCTGAGGGCACTGCGCCGGACGACGACGGGCGCGGTGAGAGCCGCAACCAGCGCCTCGACCGCAACTGGCAGGAGATGCTGCAGGAGCTGCGCGTCATGCAGACGGGCATCCAGATCCTCACGGGATTCCTGCTGACACTGCCCTTCCAGAGCCGCTTCACCGAGCTCGACGACGTGCAGGTCATCGCCTACCTGTGCCTCGTCTGCCTCTCGGCGCTGATCACGGCGATGGTGCTCTCCGCCGTGAACCTCCACCGTGTCCTGTTCGGGCTGAGGGTGAAGGATGCCCTCGTGCACCACACCGGCAGGATCATCCAGGTCACCATCGCGATGGTGGGGCTCGTCCTCGCCGGGACCGCAGGCCTGATCTTCGACATCGTGGTGAGCAGACCGGCCGGACTCGTCGCCACCGGCGTCCTGCTGGTCACGGTGGTGCTGCTGTGGGTCGCCTATCCGCTCGCGGTCCGCCGCCGTGCGGTGCGCCGCCGCATCTGA
- a CDS encoding ribokinase codes for MSTAPGIVVVGSINADLVVTLERHPQPGETVLGRTMTVLPGGKGANQAVAAALLGAHVIMIGAVGTDAYADVALSALTAAGADLTAVRRTAGGTGVAVVEVSDDGENSIVVLPGANAEVTAALVEASAETIRDAAVVVVQGELPADATAAAIRAAAGRVIVNLAPVIDVDHATLLRADPLVVNEHEGALVLGQLGGTAHADHESVVAGLLACGFASVVMTLGGAGALVSDGGPVLRVQAPRVTAVDTTGAGDAFVGALAARLAYGELLDDAVRFAVRVGSYAVQHPGAQPSYPSPADELPTLLGSQEETPRA; via the coding sequence ATGAGCACCGCACCGGGCATCGTCGTCGTCGGATCCATCAACGCGGACCTCGTGGTCACCCTCGAACGCCACCCCCAGCCGGGCGAGACCGTGCTGGGCCGAACGATGACGGTGCTGCCCGGCGGCAAGGGCGCCAACCAGGCCGTGGCAGCTGCGCTGCTCGGCGCCCACGTCATCATGATCGGTGCCGTGGGAACCGACGCCTACGCCGACGTCGCCCTCTCGGCCCTGACGGCGGCCGGCGCGGACCTGACCGCCGTCCGACGGACCGCCGGCGGCACCGGCGTCGCCGTCGTCGAGGTGTCCGACGACGGTGAGAACAGCATCGTGGTGCTGCCCGGAGCCAACGCCGAGGTGACGGCCGCACTCGTCGAGGCCTCCGCCGAAACCATCCGGGATGCAGCCGTCGTCGTCGTCCAGGGCGAGCTGCCTGCGGACGCGACGGCGGCCGCCATCCGGGCGGCTGCGGGGCGCGTCATCGTCAACCTGGCTCCCGTCATCGATGTCGACCACGCCACGCTCCTGCGGGCGGATCCGCTCGTCGTCAATGAACACGAGGGGGCCCTGGTCCTCGGGCAGCTCGGGGGCACGGCGCACGCGGACCACGAATCCGTCGTCGCTGGCCTCCTCGCCTGCGGCTTCGCGTCCGTCGTGATGACCCTCGGAGGAGCCGGGGCGCTGGTGTCCGACGGTGGCCCGGTCCTCCGGGTGCAGGCACCGCGCGTCACCGCCGTCGACACGACCGGTGCCGGGGATGCCTTCGTCGGAGCGCTCGCCGCGCGCCTCGCGTACGGCGAACTGCTCGACGACGCCGTCCGGTTCGCCGTCCGCGTGGGGTCCTACGCCGTCCAGCATCCGGGAGCGCAGCCCTCCTACCCCTCACCCGCGGACGAACTCCCCACACTGCTGGGCAGCCAGGAGGAGACGCCGCGCGCCTGA